Proteins co-encoded in one Yamadazyma tenuis chromosome 1, complete sequence genomic window:
- a CDS encoding uncharacterized protein (COG:B; EggNog:ENOG503NXE8) encodes MSLSSTELNYLVWRYLQESGNELAAYAFDKETSCSEFEKNKATEVFSKIEPGYLVNLVQKGILYSLTEADARDETTRPEILTFFGSLLKEEKFIELSKTLPTTNDADVEMRPAEANGGVKHEISDVFHTQRVSPTIQFDQSSFSKWHPSTNVLAYVKADSSLLISAISGDKIAESAFLKGPGLENVCDLTAVSWSPLGNLIATANLVGDLSLWSPDGRLRNIAKGAIPHEEGTKPEVILDIKWSPNGQYFLTGGSNGKICLWNGSTLKLIQTVTHSSKASSEGWSTCWLDDLRFTVSCKSNTIKVNLIDNSNDFTDANTVIKTIGELRGHEGPASALSFNNASKLLISYSNSDNLIKLWSSNSPASESTVLRDEHKILPVVLLSWFPQELNSDLISVSINGTIRTWSLDKESPTDSVNIFRDDSCYNFDDKEPLKNNGSIVYAAELSPDGKWLALGDDAGRVSIWDVSVSPRCKGIFDQHDFDGSILNAESGNGISFISWNQGSDNLSVSFHGAPSVIINWNA; translated from the coding sequence ATGTCATTATCAAGTACGGAGCTAAATTACTTGGTATGGAGGTATTTGCAGGAGTCAGGCAATGAGCTTGCGGCATATGCATTTGATAAGGAAACTCTGTGCCTGGAGTTCGAAAAAAACAAGGCGACTGAAGTTTTTTCTAAAATTGAACCAGGTtacttggtcaacttggtACAGAAAGGAATACTTTATTCATTGACCGAAGCTGACGCTAGAGATGAAACCACACGACCTGAGATATTGACTTTCTTTGGTTCCCTCCtaaaggaagaaaagttcaTAGAATTGTCAAAGACTCTTCCTACTACAAACGACGCAGATGTGGAAATGCGACCAGCAGAAGCAAATGGAGGTGTCAAACACGAGATATCTGATGTCTTCCACACTCAGAGAGTATCGCCAACAATACAGTTTGACCAGAGTTCTTTCTCCAAGTGGCATCCTTCCACCAATGTATTGGCTTATGTCAAGGCAGATTCAAGCCTATTGATAAGTGCAATAAGTGGTGATAAAATAGCTGAAAGTGCTTTCCTAAAAGGCCCTGGTCTTGAAAATGTATGTGACTTGACGGCCGTTTCCTGGTCACCATTGGGTAATTTAATTGCAACTGCCAACCTTGTGGGTGATCTTTCCTTATGGTCCCCAGACGGTCGATTAAGGAACATCGCCAAAGGTGCTATTCCCCACGAAGAAGGCACCAAGCCAGAAGTCATATTAGACATCAAGTGGTCCCCAAATGGCCAATATTTCCTCACTGGCGGTTCCAATGGAAAAATATGCTTATGGAATGGCTCCACATTAAAATTGATTCAAACCGTCACTCACTCCAGCAAGGCATCTTCCGAAGGCTGGTCAACATGCTGGCTAGATGACCTAAGGTTTACCGTGTCTTGTAAGAGTAATACTATCAAGGTCAACCTCATTGATAACTCCAACGATTTCACTGACGCTAATACCGTTATCAAAACTATTGGCGAATTAAGGGGACACGAAGGTCCAGCCTCAGCTTTGTCGTTTAACAATGCTCTGAAATTGCTTATATCATATTCGAATAGCGATAACTTGATTAAGTTATGGCTGCTGAACTCCCCTGCATCTGAATCCACTGTCTTAAGAGACGAACACAAGATATTACCAGTTGTCTTACTATCATGGTTCCCTCAGGAACTTAATAGTGATTTGATCAGTGTATCGATAAATGGAACCATACGAACGTGGTCGTTGGACAAAGAGTCGCCCACCGACTCTGTAAATATCTTCAGGGATGATTCATGCTACaactttgatgataaagaACCGCTCAAAAACAATGGCTCTATCGTATACGCAGCAGAGTTGTCCCCGGATGGGAAATGGCTCGCGTTGGGAGACGACGCCGGAAGGGTTAGTATTTGGGACGTGAGCGTATCACCCAGGTGTAAGGGAATATTTGACCAGCATGATTTTGACGGTTCTATCTTAAATGCCGAGTCTGGTAACGGGATCTCATTCATAAGTTGGAACCAGGGTAGCGACAACTTGAGTGTTTCTTTTCACGGAGCTCCCAgtgtcatcatcaactggAACGCATAA
- a CDS encoding uncharacterized protein (EggNog:ENOG503P55S; COG:S), whose protein sequence is MSKVREDKVVPYHHFPAKPRGEASSMISQSLPMAAMFMRNKMLSWAAVFLAVQSYLNEPTNKPSSGDEAATQPPLLRVVLAIFSLGTCYLDLLFPAVNPQLRAAQAAAAAATAAATA, encoded by the exons ATGTCCAAAGTAAGAGAAGACAAAGTGGTTCC TTACCACCATTTCCCAGCAAAACCTCGGGGTGAAGCTTCTTCCATGATTTCCCAATCGTTGCCTATGGCCGCTATGTTCATGAGAAACAAAATGTTATCCTGGGCAGCGGTGTTTTTGGCAGTACAATCTTACTTGAATGAACCAACGAACAAGCCTTCCTCGGGCGATGAAGCTGCAACTCAACCTCCTTTGTTGAGAGTTGTTCTTGCTATTTTCTCCTTGGGTACTTGCTACTTAGACCTTCTTTTCCCAGCGGTGAACCCACAATTGAGGGCTGCGCaggctgctgctgctgctgccactgctgctgccaccGCTTAA